In Bombyx mori chromosome 11, ASM3026992v2, one genomic interval encodes:
- the LOC101745978 gene encoding ecto-NOX disulfide-thiol exchanger 2 isoform X2 — protein sequence MQGHRRHRSRSPLKESNGGRRRDGNSHESKRASDLPNANVMNAMMLQNMYQQSGMMMAGGMYPNMIMPSSVMGGGIMPSTGMEIMSTTGIEIMPQPSMDVSAIGTPTISTPGSSTIDMNMMGGMVVDPAMMGIYGMTGDLSNLQEKKEIVFKNCKLIPPDSGTPQPPRRAKPPGCRTIFIGGLPDKIRESSVREIFENYGRIISLRLSRKNFCHIRYDRESCVDAAMTISGYRVKLINKDGDNNGEEQDTHGTVGWLHVDYAMSRDDQNEFERRQRQALRVQQAQMQQLNAQQEILNSTNEYRQSPSPVRIQPYSNPAMVQLSEKIKSEEHFSSALPTLLAWLERGECSKKNSNQFYSMIQATNSHIRRLFNEKMQAEEELQECKDRIRKTMENVIDQLEQVAKVFTASTHQRVWDHFTKPQRKNIETWQKMAQEFSTLKEELFEKFYNDDDYNGCKASDGYTEDIQVLKRENESLRFQLEAYKNEVDLIKADSQKEMEKFKAQFIARQALQGIFENRNPPLPSPVTKPPPPPPLPDDMNSKVHLNETVEVGCGEAKLIGVMSAFLQVHPQGASLDYVLSYVRAVFPAVSQAAVHRVLQRHADVFSRTTSGVGANIEHRWNFVAFQNADSGS from the exons ATGCAAg GACATCGAAGGCATAGGTCTAGATCGCCTTTGAAAGAAAGCAATGGTGGCCGCCGAAGAGATGGAAACAGCCATGAAAGCAAGAGGGCTAGCGATTTGCCTAATGCAAATGTCATGAACGCAATGATGTTACAGAATATGTATCAACAAA GTGGCATGATGATGGCTGGTGGAATGTATCCAAATATGATTATGCCTAGTTCTGTGATGGGTGGAGGAATAATGCCATCAACTGGCATGGAGATAATGTCAACCACAGGAATAGAAATAATGCCCCAGCCTTCTATGGATGTGTCTGCAATAGGGACTCCAACAATATCCACACCAGGTAGTTCAACAATTGATATGAATATGATGGGAGGAATGGTGGTAGATCCTGCAATGATGGGAATTTATGGAATGACTGGAGACCTATCAAACTTGCAAGAAAAGAAGGAAATTGTGTTCAAAAATTGTAAGCTAATTCCTCCAGATTCTGGTACTCCTCAACCTCCTCGTCGTGCTAAACCACCTGGTTGTCGTACTATTTTTATTGGAGGCCTCCCAGATAAAATACGTGAAAGTTCTGTCAGAGAGATATTTGAAAACTATGGCAGGATTATATCATTAAGATTATCTAGAAAAAATTTCTGTCACATACGGTATGACAGAGAATCCTGTGTTGATGCGGCGATGACAATTTCGGGTTATcgagtgaaacttataaataaagaTGGAGACAATAATGGAGAAGAACAGGATACCCATGGTACAGTGGGTTGGTTACATGTTGACTATGCCATG AGCAGAGATGATCAAAATGAATTTGAAAGACGACAAAGACAAGCATTACGAGTTCAGCAAGCTCAAATGCAGCAGTTGAATGCTCAACAAGAAATTTTAAACTCCACAAATGAATATAGGCAATCACCATCTCCAGTAAGGATCCAGCCATATTCAAACCCTGCTATGGTACAACTCtctgaaaaaattaaaagtgaaGAGCATTTTTCAAGTGCCCTACCA ACCTTACTTGCATGGCTTGAACGTGGTGAATGctctaaaaaaaattcaaatcagtTTTACTCCATGATTCAGGCTACGAATTCTCATATACGTagattatttaatgaaaaaatgcaGGCTGAAGAAGAGCTGCAGGAGTGTAAGGACAGAATTAGGAAAACAATGGAAAATGTGATTGATCAAC TCGAACAGGTGGCGAAAGTGTTTACAGCATCTACCCACCAACGAGTCTGGGATCATTTCACCAAACCCCAACGAAAGAACATTGAGACATGGCAGAAAATGGCACAG GAATTTAGTACACTGAAAGAAGAATTGTTTGAGAAATTTTACAATGACGACGACTATAATGGCTGTAAGGCATCGGATGGGTACACTGAAGACATTCAAGTTTTAAAg CGCGAAAATGAAAGTCTGCGGTTTCAATTGGAAGCTTACAAGAATGAAGTTGATTTAATAAAAGCAGACTCTCAAAAAGAGATGGAGAAATTCAAAGCGCAGTTCATTGCTCGTCAAGCTTTGCAAGGAATTTTTGAAAACAGGAAC CCTCCCCTACCATCTCCGGTAACGAAGCCTCCGCCTCCGCCACCGTTGCCTGATGATATGAATTCGAAAGTTCATTTGAACGAGACAGTCGAAGTCGGCTGTGGAGAAGCCAAATTAATTGGTGTAATGTCAGCGTTTTTGCAG GTGCACCCGCAAGGAGCGAGCCTGGACTACGTGTTGTCGTACGTGCGCGCCGTGTTCCCGGCCGTGTCGCAGGCGGCCGTGCACCGCGTGCTCCAGAGACACGCGGACGTGTTCAGCCGCACCACGTCAGGGGTCGGAGCGAACATCGAGCACCGCTGGAACTTTGTTGCCTTCCAGAACGCCGACTCTGGATCATAG
- the LOC101745978 gene encoding ecto-NOX disulfide-thiol exchanger 2 isoform X1: MQGHRRHRSRSPLKESNGGRRRDGNSHESKRASDLPNANVMNAMMLQNMYQQSGMMMAGGMYPNMIMPSSVMGGGIMPSTGMEIMSTTGIEIMPQPSMDVSAIGTPTISTPGSSTIDMNMMGGMVVDPAMMGIYGMTGDLSNLQEKKEIVFKNCKLIPPDSGTPQPPRRAKPPGCRTIFIGGLPDKIRESSVREIFENYGRIISLRLSRKNFCHIRYDRESCVDAAMTISGYRVKLINKDGDNNGEEQDTHGTVGWLHVDYAMSRDDQNEFERRQRQALRVQQAQMQQLNAQQEILNSTNEYRQSPSPVRIQPYSNPAMVQLSEKIKSEEHFSSALPTLLAWLERGECSKKNSNQFYSMIQATNSHIRRLFNEKMQAEEELQECKDRIRKTMENVIDQLEQVAKVFTASTHQRVWDHFTKPQRKNIETWQKMAQEFSTLKEELFEKFYNDDDYNGCKASDGYTEDIQVLKRENESLRFQLEAYKNEVDLIKADSQKEMEKFKAQFIARQALQGIFENRNVSEPPLPSPVTKPPPPPPLPDDMNSKVHLNETVEVGCGEAKLIGVMSAFLQVHPQGASLDYVLSYVRAVFPAVSQAAVHRVLQRHADVFSRTTSGVGANIEHRWNFVAFQNADSGS, encoded by the exons ATGCAAg GACATCGAAGGCATAGGTCTAGATCGCCTTTGAAAGAAAGCAATGGTGGCCGCCGAAGAGATGGAAACAGCCATGAAAGCAAGAGGGCTAGCGATTTGCCTAATGCAAATGTCATGAACGCAATGATGTTACAGAATATGTATCAACAAA GTGGCATGATGATGGCTGGTGGAATGTATCCAAATATGATTATGCCTAGTTCTGTGATGGGTGGAGGAATAATGCCATCAACTGGCATGGAGATAATGTCAACCACAGGAATAGAAATAATGCCCCAGCCTTCTATGGATGTGTCTGCAATAGGGACTCCAACAATATCCACACCAGGTAGTTCAACAATTGATATGAATATGATGGGAGGAATGGTGGTAGATCCTGCAATGATGGGAATTTATGGAATGACTGGAGACCTATCAAACTTGCAAGAAAAGAAGGAAATTGTGTTCAAAAATTGTAAGCTAATTCCTCCAGATTCTGGTACTCCTCAACCTCCTCGTCGTGCTAAACCACCTGGTTGTCGTACTATTTTTATTGGAGGCCTCCCAGATAAAATACGTGAAAGTTCTGTCAGAGAGATATTTGAAAACTATGGCAGGATTATATCATTAAGATTATCTAGAAAAAATTTCTGTCACATACGGTATGACAGAGAATCCTGTGTTGATGCGGCGATGACAATTTCGGGTTATcgagtgaaacttataaataaagaTGGAGACAATAATGGAGAAGAACAGGATACCCATGGTACAGTGGGTTGGTTACATGTTGACTATGCCATG AGCAGAGATGATCAAAATGAATTTGAAAGACGACAAAGACAAGCATTACGAGTTCAGCAAGCTCAAATGCAGCAGTTGAATGCTCAACAAGAAATTTTAAACTCCACAAATGAATATAGGCAATCACCATCTCCAGTAAGGATCCAGCCATATTCAAACCCTGCTATGGTACAACTCtctgaaaaaattaaaagtgaaGAGCATTTTTCAAGTGCCCTACCA ACCTTACTTGCATGGCTTGAACGTGGTGAATGctctaaaaaaaattcaaatcagtTTTACTCCATGATTCAGGCTACGAATTCTCATATACGTagattatttaatgaaaaaatgcaGGCTGAAGAAGAGCTGCAGGAGTGTAAGGACAGAATTAGGAAAACAATGGAAAATGTGATTGATCAAC TCGAACAGGTGGCGAAAGTGTTTACAGCATCTACCCACCAACGAGTCTGGGATCATTTCACCAAACCCCAACGAAAGAACATTGAGACATGGCAGAAAATGGCACAG GAATTTAGTACACTGAAAGAAGAATTGTTTGAGAAATTTTACAATGACGACGACTATAATGGCTGTAAGGCATCGGATGGGTACACTGAAGACATTCAAGTTTTAAAg CGCGAAAATGAAAGTCTGCGGTTTCAATTGGAAGCTTACAAGAATGAAGTTGATTTAATAAAAGCAGACTCTCAAAAAGAGATGGAGAAATTCAAAGCGCAGTTCATTGCTCGTCAAGCTTTGCAAGGAATTTTTGAAAACAGGAACGTAAGTgag CCTCCCCTACCATCTCCGGTAACGAAGCCTCCGCCTCCGCCACCGTTGCCTGATGATATGAATTCGAAAGTTCATTTGAACGAGACAGTCGAAGTCGGCTGTGGAGAAGCCAAATTAATTGGTGTAATGTCAGCGTTTTTGCAG GTGCACCCGCAAGGAGCGAGCCTGGACTACGTGTTGTCGTACGTGCGCGCCGTGTTCCCGGCCGTGTCGCAGGCGGCCGTGCACCGCGTGCTCCAGAGACACGCGGACGTGTTCAGCCGCACCACGTCAGGGGTCGGAGCGAACATCGAGCACCGCTGGAACTTTGTTGCCTTCCAGAACGCCGACTCTGGATCATAG